One window from the genome of Salvia miltiorrhiza cultivar Shanhuang (shh) chromosome 7, IMPLAD_Smil_shh, whole genome shotgun sequence encodes:
- the LOC130993825 gene encoding glycine-rich cell wall structural protein 1-like, translating to MESESAGRLAGGWRGGWRGGWRGGWAGRGWRGGWRGGSAGGWQRCRGRGWASWQLAALAGRLGGAWMEGWLAGWLGGAWMAGWQRWRVAALPGAWLGGLGVLAAGSAGGAAGRGVDGGVAGGVAALAGGSAAGAWLGGLGVLAAQAGGWADMWRCGRVGRGWRGVAVGAGSADGVGCGSGWQRWRVAALPGAGCGLGARRAVLSRVGLGSAAFGGAGLGKAGLCSAALVKG from the exons ATGGAGAGCGAGAGCGCTGGGCGGTTGGCGGGTGGCTGGCGGGGTGGATGGCGGGGTGGCTGGCGGGGTGGCTGGGCGGGGCGTGGATGGCGGGGTGGCTggcggggtggcagcgctggcgggtggcagcgctgccggGGGCGTGGCTGGGCGTCTTGGCagctggcagcgctggcggggcGGCTGGGCGGGGCGTGGATGGAGGGGTGGCTGGCGGGGTGGCTGGGCGGGGCGTGGATggcggggtggcagcgctggcgggtggcagcgctgccggGGGCGTGGCTGGGCGGTCTTGGCGTCTTGGCagctggcagcgctggcggggcGGCTGGGCGGGGTGTGGATGGCGGGGTGGCTggcggggtggcagcgctggcgggtggcagcgctgccggGGCGTGGCTGGGCGGTCTTGGCGTCTTGGCAGCGCAGGCGGGTGGCTGGGCGGACATGTGGCGGTGTGGCCGGGTGGGGCGTGGCTGGCGGGGTGTGGCTGTCGGTGCTGGCAGCGCTGACGGGGTGGGCTGCGGttcggggtggcagcgctggcgggtggcagcgctgccggGGGCGGGCTGCG ggctcggcgctCGCAGGGCTGTACTGAGCCGCGttgggctgggcagcgctgcattCGGTGGAGCTGGGCTCGGTAAAGCTGGACTCTGCAGCGCTGCACTTGTCaaaggttaa
- the LOC130992581 gene encoding glutamyl-tRNA reductase 1, chloroplastic-like — MAVSSAFVGAKLEALLVSNTASSSMSASAAHVGLPASARARRPALSRRNWGVIRCEAAPDALAQADAAEPINAASFSASASSLSALEQLKTSAADRYTKERSSIVVIGLSIHTAPVEMREKLAIPEAEWPRAISELCGLNHIEEAAVLSTCNRMEIYVVALSRHRGVKEVTEWMSKTSGIPASEICEHRFLLYDQDATQHIFEVSAGLDSLVLGEGQILAQVKQVVKVGQGVVGFGRNISGLFKHAITVGKRVRTETNIAAGAVSVSSAAVELALMKLPEASHSTARMLIVGAGKMGKLVIKHLVAKGCTKMVVVNRSEDRVSAIREEIKDVEIIYKPLTEMLTCTAEADVVFTSTASETPLFLKEHVVDLPPVAPNVGGLRLFVDISVPRNVGACVNDLETARVYNVDDLKEVVAANKEDRLRKAMEAQEIIAEESKQFEAWRDSLETVPTIKKLRSYAERIRGAELEKCLSKMGDEIPKKSRKAVDDLSRGIVNKLLHGPMQHLRCDGSDSRTLSETLENMHALNRMFSLETEISVLEQKIRAKVEQTQK; from the exons ATGGCTGTCTCGAGTGCATTTGTGGGTGCGAAGCTCGAAGCTTTACTGGTCAGCAATACGGCGTCGTCGTCGATGTCCGCCTCCGCTGCTCACGTCGGCTTGCCGGCTTCGGCTCGAGCCAGGCGACCGGCGTTGAGCAGGAGGAATTGGGGAGTGATCAGGTGCGAGGCTGCGCCGGACGCTCTGGCTCAAGCCGATGCGGCGGAACCGATCAATGCCGCTTCTTTCTCGGCTTCCGCTTCGAGCTTATCGGCTCTCGAACAGCTCAAGACCTCCGCCGCTGACA GATATACAAAAGAAAGAAGCAGTATTGTAGTGATTGGTCTCAGTATCCACACAGCACCTGTTGAAATGCGTGAGAAGCTCGCTATTCCTGAGGCGGAGTGGCCAAGAGCTATTAGTGAACTGTGTGGTTTGAATCATATTGAAGAAGCTGCTGTTCTGAGTACTTGTAACAGGATGGAAATCTACGTGGTAGCTCTTTCTCGCCACCGAGGGGTTAAAGAAGTCACTGAATGGATGTCCAAG ACTAGTGGAATTCCAGCTTCAGAGATCTGTGAGCACCGTTTTCTACTTTATGATCAAGATGCGACTCAACACATATTTGAAGTGTCAGCTGGACTTGACTCCTTGGTTTTGGGTGAAGGTCAAATCCTGGCTCAAGTGAAGCAAGTAGTTAAAGTTGGGCAGGGAGTAGTGGGCTTTGGACGGAACATAAGTGGTCTCTTCAAACACGCGATCACTGTGGGGAAGAGGGTCAGAACTGAAACAAACATTGCAGCTGGTGCAGTTTCAGTGAGTTCAGCTGCTGTAGAGTTGGCTTTGATGAAACTCCCCGAAGCCTCACATTCCACTGCTCGAATGTTAATTGTTGGAGCAGGAAAAATGGGAAAATTGGTGATCAAACACTTGGTCGCCAAAGGTTGCACAAAGATGGTGGTAGTGAATCGAAGTGAAGACAGAGTTTCTGCCATTCGTGAGGAGATCAAGGATGTTGAGATAATCTACAAACCCCTTACTGAAATGCTAACTTGCACAGCAGAAGCAGATGTAGTTTTTACAAGTACAGCGTCCGAGACTCCATTGTTCCTGAAAGAGCACGTTGTAGACCTTCCACCCGTTGCTCCAAATGTGGGGGGCTTGAGGCTGTTTGTCGACATCTCCGTTCCAAGAAATGTCGGTGCTTGTGTTAATGATCTTGAGACTGCACGAGTGTACAATGTGGATGATCTTAAGGAGGTTGTGGCTGCTAATAAAGAAGACCGTCTACGTAAAGCGATGGAAGCTCAGGAGATCATTGCAGAAGAGTCGAAGCAATTTGAAGCCTGGCGCGATTCACTGGAGACTGTTCCAACCATCAAGAAACTGAGGTCATATGCTGAAAGGATAAGAGGTGCAGAGCTGGAAAAATGCTTGTCGAAGATGGGAGACGAGATTCCCAAGAAATCGAGGAAGGCTGTCGACGACCTTAGCAGAGGCATCGTCAACAAACTTCTACACGGCCCGATGCAACACCTGAGGTGTGACGGGAGTGACAGCCGGACTTTGAGCGAGACGCTAGAGAACATGCATGCTCTTAACAGAATGTTCAGCCTTGAGACTGAGATTTCTGTGTTGGAACAGAAGATTCGAGCTAAGGTGGAGCAAACACAGAAGTAA